A region from the Atribacterota bacterium genome encodes:
- a CDS encoding DUF1659 domain-containing protein: MPVVVVPYDSVLQLRLVTGTDPDSGNSIIKTKSFNKVKESATEQDVFDVANQLASLQNYSLDEIRLNQSAQLTS; the protein is encoded by the coding sequence ATGCCAGTAGTAGTTGTACCATATGACTCTGTTTTGCAGCTCAGATTGGTTACCGGAACAGATCCTGATTCTGGAAATTCCATAATCAAAACCAAGAGCTTTAACAAAGTCAAAGAATCAGCAACCGAACAGGATGTGTTTGATGTTGCCAACCAGTTAGCCAGCCTGCAAAATTACAGCCTGGATGAAATCAGACTAAACCAATCTGCTCAGCTAACATCTTAA
- a CDS encoding DUF2922 domain-containing protein, with amino-acid sequence MSTTLGDVTSYKRLYMQFRDSEGNLVNLTLDNPKNLDDGDYVDLEAQDAAIEAVMDVVLARNIFQNKGNDLVEKVNARILDYQSTDVMDVTE; translated from the coding sequence ATGTCTACTACTCTCGGTGATGTAACCAGTTATAAAAGGTTATATATGCAATTTAGAGACAGTGAAGGTAACCTTGTCAATCTGACACTTGATAATCCCAAAAATTTAGATGATGGGGATTATGTTGATTTAGAAGCCCAGGATGCAGCTATTGAAGCAGTCATGGATGTTGTTCTCGCCAGGAACATTTTCCAAAATAAGGGAAATGACCTGGTAGAAAAAGTTAATGCCCGTATCCTGGATTACCAATCCACTGATGTTATGGATGTTACAGAATAA
- a CDS encoding D-Ala-D-Ala carboxypeptidase family metallohydrolase: MIITNSINNIFVAEFFSLNEFQCPCCCCVKLHSLLLQKLKGLRYRIKKPVIITSGYRCPKYNMETGGVKNSYHLLGMAADIYVPGISLAELLQVAREFGFQGIGFYPRRNFLHLDIRATDQTVYWQG; the protein is encoded by the coding sequence ATGATAATTACAAATTCAATAAATAACATTTTTGTCGCTGAATTTTTTTCCCTTAATGAATTTCAGTGTCCCTGCTGTTGCTGTGTAAAACTTCATTCATTGTTGTTACAAAAATTAAAAGGATTGCGTTACAGGATTAAAAAGCCGGTTATAATTACTTCCGGCTATCGTTGTCCAAAATATAATATGGAAACAGGTGGAGTTAAAAACAGTTACCATCTCCTTGGTATGGCAGCTGATATCTATGTGCCGGGGATTTCTCTTGCCGAACTTCTGCAGGTTGCCCGTGAATTTGGATTTCAGGGAATCGGTTTTTACCCCCGGAGAAATTTCCTGCACCTGGATATCCGTGCCACAGATCAGACAGTTTACTGGCAGGGATAA